Proteins from a genomic interval of Nocardia sp. BMG51109:
- a CDS encoding NAD(P)H-dependent oxidoreductase gives MHTLLVATNPDPRSLTHHVLDRVEAALHPASVEVADLSEERFDPTFSPADRRAYHGGDYPAEIINEHRRLERATDLVLIFPVYWWSMPAQLKGWIDRVFINGWAFEYSPASGLRPKLQALTTHLLPIAGVDSGVYERHGYERALRTQIEHGIVDYCGSRRGATAFIYESEQDSAEATAQSVDRAVRTISGAIRGPSGRAGTVVYPVAG, from the coding sequence ATGCACACCTTGCTGGTCGCCACGAACCCGGACCCCCGGTCCCTGACACACCACGTGCTCGACAGAGTCGAGGCAGCACTCCATCCGGCGTCGGTCGAGGTCGCCGACCTGTCCGAGGAACGGTTCGACCCCACGTTCAGCCCGGCCGATCGCCGGGCATACCACGGCGGCGACTATCCGGCCGAAATCATCAATGAGCACCGTCGTCTCGAACGTGCCACCGACCTCGTATTGATCTTCCCCGTGTACTGGTGGTCGATGCCCGCCCAGCTGAAGGGGTGGATCGACCGTGTCTTCATCAACGGCTGGGCCTTCGAGTACTCCCCGGCTTCGGGCCTGCGACCGAAACTCCAGGCGCTCACCACGCATCTTCTGCCGATCGCCGGCGTCGACTCCGGCGTGTACGAGCGTCACGGGTACGAGAGAGCACTACGGACGCAGATCGAGCACGGAATCGTCGACTACTGCGGCAGCCGACGCGGCGCCACAGCGTTCATCTACGAGTCCGAGCAGGATTCCGCCGAGGCCACAGCGCAGAGCGTCGACCGCGCGGTGCGGACCATCAGCGGAGCCATTCGTGGGCCGAGTGGCCGGGCGGGCACGGTGGTGTATCCGGTTGCCGGGTAG
- a CDS encoding DUF397 domain-containing protein, whose translation MSDPTAEPPLERSEIAWRKSSYSGPHGNCVELARLSGDCIGVRNSRDPQGSVLTCTRAEFAALVRDIKSGCFDSLML comes from the coding sequence ATGTCCGATCCCACCGCCGAGCCCCCGTTAGAGCGGAGTGAAATCGCCTGGCGGAAAAGCTCATACAGTGGTCCGCACGGCAATTGTGTTGAGCTGGCCCGGCTTTCCGGCGACTGCATCGGAGTGCGGAACTCCCGAGATCCGCAGGGCTCCGTGCTGACCTGCACGCGTGCGGAGTTCGCCGCGTTGGTGCGCGACATCAAGAGCGGCTGCTTCGATAGCCTCATGCTGTAA
- a CDS encoding SAM-dependent methyltransferase: MNDSRRTDPSTQNLAIDRPTPARMYDYFLGGKDHYDIDRDAAEQVKAALPNTRDIVWENRYFLQRAVRYLAEAGIDQFIDLGTGLPTKGNVHEIAQAITPQARVVYVDNDPIVLSHGRALLATNPNTTVITADIREPDSILGHPDLQALIDFTRPCAILFVAIMHFIPDEADPYRAIAAFRDVLAPGSYLTLSHLTSDIVPADQVQRVVDVYKAATSPIVFRSGPQIERMFDGFHLAAPGLVHPWQWQPWLKSQYENEEMRTDWLWAAVGRNTPLPDTPA, translated from the coding sequence GTGAACGATTCCCGGCGCACCGATCCGAGCACACAGAACCTGGCCATCGATCGTCCGACCCCCGCCCGCATGTACGACTACTTCCTGGGCGGCAAGGACCACTACGACATCGATCGCGACGCCGCAGAGCAGGTCAAGGCCGCACTGCCCAATACTCGCGACATCGTCTGGGAGAACAGGTATTTCCTGCAACGTGCCGTCCGGTACCTGGCCGAGGCGGGAATCGACCAGTTCATCGACCTGGGCACCGGCCTGCCGACCAAGGGCAATGTGCACGAGATCGCCCAGGCCATCACGCCGCAGGCGCGTGTGGTCTACGTCGACAACGACCCGATCGTGCTCAGTCACGGGCGCGCCCTGCTGGCCACCAATCCGAATACCACCGTCATCACCGCCGACATCCGCGAGCCCGACAGCATCCTCGGACACCCGGACCTGCAGGCGCTGATCGATTTCACCCGCCCGTGCGCCATCCTGTTCGTCGCGATCATGCACTTCATTCCCGACGAGGCCGACCCCTACCGTGCGATCGCAGCGTTCCGCGACGTCCTGGCCCCCGGCAGCTACCTGACACTGTCCCATCTGACATCCGACATCGTCCCCGCGGACCAGGTCCAGCGCGTGGTCGACGTGTACAAGGCGGCGACCTCCCCGATCGTCTTCCGCTCCGGCCCGCAGATCGAGCGCATGTTCGACGGGTTCCACCTGGCGGCTCCCGGCCTGGTCCACCCATGGCAATGGCAGCCCTGGCTGAAATCACAGTACGAGAACGAAGAGATGCGCACCGACTGGCTGTGGGCCGCAGTCGGACGCAATACCCCGCTCCCGGACACCCCGGCCTGA
- a CDS encoding sensor histidine kinase yields MTSTLLAILAAAVVTCGVLMLWLRTRRVVTTPAERAVHSALHTASLAAVPLRRGLTEESARAAAPHLRTLTGGEALGIADADGAVLAWEGPHADLAAAFSEAAERAISGGRAVLVRGKGNSEQAGRTLIAQPLVIDGTGVAGALGVVIIGPPGPGRLGALSDVARYACGQLELAELDASRARLDRAEVRALRAQISPHFIYNALNTIASFVRTDPDRARELILEFADFTRYSFRTAGEFTVLADELRNIERYLALERARFGDALQVRLQVAPEVLGVVLPFLALQPLVENAVRHGLAGRRGGGTVSIVADDAGTDCVISVEDDGVGMDPELLRSGVLDTVDTGPGPARPDESAHVGLTNVDDRLRAAFGDDYGLIVETAPGAGTKVNLRVPKFRPGVRA; encoded by the coding sequence ATGACGAGCACACTTCTCGCGATCCTCGCCGCGGCGGTAGTGACCTGTGGTGTCCTCATGCTGTGGTTGCGCACGCGGCGCGTGGTCACCACGCCCGCCGAGCGCGCCGTGCATTCGGCGCTACATACGGCCTCGCTGGCGGCGGTGCCCCTGCGGCGGGGGCTCACCGAGGAGTCGGCGCGCGCCGCGGCACCGCATCTGCGGACGCTCACCGGGGGCGAGGCACTGGGGATCGCGGACGCCGACGGCGCCGTGCTGGCGTGGGAGGGACCCCATGCCGATCTCGCCGCCGCTTTCTCCGAGGCCGCCGAGCGCGCCATCTCGGGCGGCCGGGCGGTGCTCGTCCGAGGGAAAGGCAACAGCGAACAAGCAGGCCGGACCCTGATAGCTCAGCCGCTGGTCATCGACGGTACGGGTGTGGCCGGGGCGTTGGGCGTCGTGATCATCGGACCGCCGGGGCCGGGGCGGCTCGGCGCGCTGTCGGACGTCGCCCGGTATGCGTGCGGTCAGCTGGAGCTGGCCGAGCTGGATGCGTCGCGGGCGCGGTTGGACCGGGCCGAGGTGCGGGCGCTGCGGGCCCAGATCAGCCCGCATTTCATCTACAACGCGCTCAACACCATCGCCTCGTTCGTGCGCACCGACCCGGACCGCGCCCGTGAGCTGATCCTCGAGTTCGCCGATTTCACGCGGTACTCGTTCCGCACGGCCGGCGAATTCACCGTTCTGGCAGATGAGCTGCGCAATATCGAGCGCTATCTGGCGTTGGAGCGTGCCCGCTTCGGCGACGCGTTGCAGGTTCGGCTACAGGTCGCACCGGAGGTACTGGGTGTGGTGCTGCCCTTTCTGGCGTTGCAGCCGCTGGTGGAGAACGCGGTCCGGCACGGATTGGCGGGCAGGCGGGGCGGCGGCACGGTGAGTATCGTCGCCGACGACGCGGGCACCGACTGCGTCATCAGCGTCGAGGACGACGGCGTGGGCATGGATCCCGAGCTGTTGCGATCCGGTGTTCTCGACACGGTCGACACCGGCCCCGGGCCTGCCCGACCCGACGAGTCCGCACACGTCGGACTGACCAACGTCGACGATCGCCTGCGCGCGGCGTTCGGCGACGACTACGGCCTGATCGTGGAAACCGCTCCGGGCGCCGGGACCAAGGTGAACCTGCGCGTACCGAAATTTCGCCCGGGCGTCAGGGCCTGA
- a CDS encoding helix-turn-helix transcriptional regulator, translated as MTARADRDSSVVPHAFADRGPTVLRIALGGQLRKLREEREITRQAAGDALRASETKITRLELGQTGFKERDMSDLLTLYGVHDADERDRFLALARQANRPGWWHRYSDLLPSWFETYVGLEQAALGIRIYETHYIPGIFQTADYARYIFGLDSREDAQRLVDMRMRRQRILTRTPNPPTVWAVIDEHVLRRQPPDPRVARNQLRHLLELIEQPNITVQVLPETAGPTPAEGGSFSMLRFPEEELPDVVYLEQLTGALYLDKHADLQRYRKLMDILCAGYAQPPEQTPLFLHKLLDTLT; from the coding sequence ATGACAGCCAGGGCCGATCGTGACAGCAGCGTGGTGCCCCACGCCTTCGCCGACCGCGGCCCTACCGTCCTGCGAATCGCGCTCGGGGGGCAGCTACGGAAGCTGCGTGAGGAACGCGAGATCACCCGCCAGGCCGCCGGCGACGCACTGCGCGCGTCCGAAACCAAGATCACCCGACTCGAGTTGGGGCAGACGGGGTTCAAAGAACGCGACATGAGCGACCTGCTCACGCTGTACGGGGTGCACGACGCCGACGAGCGCGACCGGTTCCTGGCTCTGGCTCGCCAAGCCAACCGGCCGGGCTGGTGGCACCGCTACAGCGACCTTCTACCCTCCTGGTTCGAAACCTACGTCGGCCTCGAACAGGCCGCCCTCGGCATCCGCATCTACGAAACCCACTACATCCCAGGCATTTTCCAGACCGCCGACTACGCCCGCTACATCTTCGGTCTCGACTCACGCGAGGACGCCCAGCGCCTGGTCGACATGCGGATGCGGCGCCAGCGCATACTCACCCGAACACCCAACCCGCCCACCGTGTGGGCGGTCATCGACGAGCACGTGCTGCGCAGGCAGCCGCCCGACCCGCGGGTAGCCCGCAATCAACTCCGGCATCTGCTCGAGCTGATCGAACAGCCCAACATCACCGTGCAGGTGCTCCCGGAAACCGCCGGCCCCACCCCGGCCGAAGGCGGTTCCTTCAGCATGCTGCGCTTCCCCGAAGAAGAACTGCCCGACGTCGTCTACCTCGAACAACTCACCGGCGCACTCTATCTCGACAAACACGCCGACCTACAGCGCTACCGGAAACTGATGGACATCCTGTGCGCAGGCTACGCCCAACCCCCCGAACAAACCCCTCTCTTCCTCCACAAGCTCCTCGACACCCTCACCTAG
- a CDS encoding cation acetate symporter: MAIGIYGVRLARTTSDFLVASRSVGPRWNAAAISGEYLSAASFLGVAGLIAKYGADALWYPVGFTAGYLALLLFVAAPLRRSGAYTVPDFVEFRLGSVPLRRLAAVIVVLICAVYLIPQFQGAGLTLRILLGVPGWVGAVAVGGLVIANVAGGGMRSTTLVQAFQYWLKLTAVALPALVLLGHFLDADRELGRPAPPVVSEHTAVDISTDVVVQVGAAQQVSITGTLDGRAVDGPTVLAAGEHELGSGTRLVLAAGDAVPVVAGAPTDGDAWLSPGGGFGGKHPLYQVYSLIIATFLGTMGLPHVLVRFYTNTDGRAARSTALAVIGLVGVFYLFPVLLGVFARLYVPQLLITGTSDAAVVLLPGSVLAGLPGQLLTAVVAAGALAAFLSTSSGLLVSIAGVLSTDVLRGRIRDFRAAALAAGIVPLGLSLAVTSLDLSRTVALAFSVAASTLCPVLVLGIWWRGLTAAGAATGLIIGGLTAGGATTISVLGGISDDVADGWLATLLDYPAAFSVPLAFLSMIIVSSCTRGQDPVRVGRIFVRLHAPERLGMGADRERTLRPR, from the coding sequence ATGGCGATCGGCATCTACGGCGTGCGGCTGGCGCGCACCACGTCGGATTTCCTCGTGGCCTCGCGCAGCGTCGGACCTCGCTGGAACGCGGCGGCAATCTCCGGCGAATACCTCTCGGCCGCATCGTTTCTCGGCGTTGCGGGCCTGATCGCGAAGTACGGCGCCGACGCGCTGTGGTATCCGGTCGGTTTCACCGCCGGGTACCTCGCCCTGTTGTTGTTCGTCGCGGCGCCGTTGCGACGGTCGGGCGCCTACACCGTCCCCGACTTCGTCGAGTTCCGGCTCGGCTCGGTGCCGTTGCGGAGGCTGGCCGCCGTGATCGTGGTGCTGATCTGCGCGGTGTATCTCATCCCGCAGTTCCAGGGTGCGGGGCTGACGCTCCGGATCCTCCTCGGCGTCCCCGGCTGGGTCGGCGCGGTCGCGGTGGGCGGGCTGGTGATCGCCAATGTCGCCGGCGGCGGGATGCGTTCGACCACACTGGTGCAGGCGTTCCAGTACTGGCTCAAGCTCACCGCGGTGGCGCTGCCCGCCCTGGTGCTGCTCGGGCACTTCCTGGACGCGGACCGGGAGCTGGGCCGGCCGGCGCCACCGGTGGTCAGCGAACACACCGCGGTCGACATCTCCACCGACGTCGTAGTGCAGGTCGGCGCCGCCCAGCAGGTGTCGATCACCGGCACACTCGACGGGCGTGCCGTGGACGGCCCCACCGTCCTGGCCGCCGGGGAGCACGAACTCGGATCGGGCACGCGGCTGGTCCTGGCGGCGGGCGACGCGGTGCCCGTGGTGGCCGGTGCCCCGACGGACGGTGACGCGTGGCTGTCCCCGGGCGGCGGTTTCGGCGGGAAACATCCTCTGTACCAGGTGTATTCACTGATCATCGCGACGTTTCTCGGCACCATGGGACTACCGCACGTCCTGGTGCGCTTCTACACCAACACCGACGGCCGTGCCGCCCGCTCCACCGCGCTCGCCGTCATCGGACTGGTCGGCGTCTTCTACCTGTTCCCGGTCCTGCTCGGCGTGTTCGCGCGACTGTACGTACCGCAGCTGCTGATCACGGGAACATCCGACGCGGCCGTGGTGCTGCTGCCGGGGTCGGTGCTGGCGGGACTGCCGGGGCAGTTGCTGACGGCGGTGGTCGCCGCCGGTGCGCTGGCGGCGTTCCTGTCGACCTCCTCCGGTTTGCTCGTCAGCATCGCCGGTGTGCTCAGCACCGACGTGCTGCGCGGGCGAATCCGCGACTTCCGTGCCGCCGCGCTGGCCGCGGGAATCGTGCCGCTCGGCCTGTCGCTCGCGGTGACCTCCCTCGACCTGTCCCGCACCGTGGCGCTGGCCTTCTCGGTGGCGGCCTCCACACTGTGCCCGGTGCTGGTGCTCGGCATCTGGTGGCGCGGTCTGACCGCGGCCGGCGCCGCCACGGGGCTGATCATCGGCGGCCTCACCGCCGGCGGCGCCACCACGATCTCGGTCCTGGGCGGCATCTCCGACGACGTCGCCGACGGCTGGCTCGCCACTCTCCTCGATTACCCGGCCGCGTTCAGCGTCCCGCTCGCCTTCCTGTCGATGATCATCGTCAGCTCGTGCACACGGGGGCAGGACCCCGTGCGGGTCGGCCGCATCTTCGTACGGCTGCACGCACCCGAGCGACTCGGTATGGGCGCCGACCGCGAGCGCACCCTGCGCCCACGGTGA
- a CDS encoding amidase: MDWSYRSAEALSAALRAGEVSSVELTEETIARIERDDKAINAICVPDFDRARAAARRADEARARGEDRPLLGIPVTVKESYNIAGLPTTWGMPQYEDYVPTEDAVQVARLKAAGAVVLGKTNVPLMLKDWQTFNEIYGTTNNPWDLDRTPGGSSGGSAAALAAGFGALSLGSDLAGSLRTPAHFCGIYAHKPTFGLVAARGMVPPPAPALPAEGDLAVVGPMARTARDLTLLLDVMAGPDPLTLGVAFDLALPAARHLELRDFRVLVLDEHPLLPTGSAVRAAVNRVADALAAAGARVERHSPLLPDLTEAATLYTQLMVSSVAASFPAERYEQLRAAAAGLDAEDRSRDAAWLRGTVFSHRDWIEANNRRELHRHGWRQLFAEFDAVVCPITPTPAFPHDHTPDAREQRIDTDGVAYPYGDQMVWPGVATMPGLPATAIPAGRSPEGLPVGVQLIGPMFEDRTPLRLAELLEQNIGGFEIPR; the protein is encoded by the coding sequence ATGGACTGGAGTTATCGGTCGGCCGAAGCGCTTTCGGCTGCGTTGCGCGCTGGTGAAGTGAGCTCGGTGGAGCTGACCGAGGAGACGATCGCTCGTATCGAGCGGGACGACAAGGCGATCAACGCGATCTGCGTGCCGGACTTCGACCGTGCGCGGGCCGCCGCACGCCGGGCCGACGAGGCGCGCGCCCGCGGCGAGGACCGGCCGCTACTCGGAATTCCGGTGACGGTCAAAGAGTCCTACAACATCGCCGGGCTGCCCACTACCTGGGGTATGCCGCAGTACGAGGACTATGTGCCGACCGAGGACGCGGTGCAGGTGGCGCGGTTGAAGGCGGCCGGCGCCGTGGTGCTCGGTAAGACCAATGTGCCGTTGATGCTGAAGGATTGGCAGACCTTCAACGAGATCTACGGCACCACCAACAACCCGTGGGATCTCGATCGCACGCCGGGCGGATCCTCCGGTGGATCGGCGGCGGCCCTGGCGGCCGGATTCGGCGCGCTGTCCCTCGGCTCCGACCTCGCGGGTTCGTTGCGCACACCCGCGCATTTCTGCGGCATCTACGCACACAAACCGACCTTCGGGCTGGTGGCGGCACGCGGTATGGTCCCGCCGCCCGCGCCGGCCTTGCCGGCCGAAGGCGACCTCGCCGTCGTCGGCCCGATGGCCCGAACCGCTCGCGACCTCACGCTGCTGCTGGACGTGATGGCGGGCCCGGATCCCCTGACCCTCGGCGTCGCGTTCGACCTGGCGCTGCCGGCCGCGCGTCATCTAGAGCTCCGCGACTTCCGGGTCCTGGTCCTCGACGAGCATCCGCTCCTTCCCACCGGTTCCGCCGTGCGGGCCGCGGTGAACCGCGTCGCCGATGCGCTCGCCGCCGCCGGCGCCCGCGTCGAACGGCACAGTCCACTGTTGCCCGACCTGACCGAGGCCGCCACGCTCTACACGCAGTTGATGGTTTCGAGCGTCGCCGCGAGTTTTCCCGCGGAGAGATACGAACAGCTGCGGGCCGCCGCGGCCGGACTCGACGCCGAGGACCGGAGCCGCGACGCGGCATGGTTGCGTGGCACGGTGTTCAGTCACCGCGACTGGATCGAGGCCAACAACCGTCGCGAGCTGCACCGCCACGGCTGGCGGCAGCTCTTCGCCGAGTTCGACGCCGTGGTGTGCCCGATCACGCCGACTCCCGCGTTCCCACACGACCACACCCCCGACGCGCGGGAACAGCGAATCGACACCGACGGCGTCGCGTACCCATACGGCGACCAGATGGTCTGGCCCGGTGTGGCGACCATGCCCGGCCTTCCCGCCACCGCCATACCCGCGGGCCGGTCCCCCGAAGGCCTGCCGGTGGGGGTGCAGCTGATCGGCCCGATGTTCGAGGACCGCACGCCGCTGCGGCTGGCCGAACTGCTCGAGCAGAACATCGGCGGCTTCGAGATACCCAGGTAG
- a CDS encoding dihydrofolate reductase family protein — MRKLVYFIASTLDGFIAGPDGSDPTGPGGFWAPSADYVQHLIDEYPETLPGPARAALGVTAEGVHFDTVVEGRKSYEVGLAAGVTDAYAHLEHLVFSRTLTESPDPGIELVADDPVAAVRELKRDGGKDIWLVGGGELAGALYGEIDRMIVKLSPLTIGTGIPLFGRNAAFAPNAWRLIDHTVLESGAAFLTYDRVLGTPQSSST, encoded by the coding sequence TTGCGCAAGCTCGTGTACTTCATCGCCTCGACTCTGGACGGTTTCATCGCCGGTCCCGACGGCTCCGACCCCACTGGTCCCGGCGGCTTCTGGGCCCCGTCCGCTGACTACGTGCAGCACCTCATCGACGAGTACCCCGAGACCCTGCCGGGCCCGGCCCGGGCCGCGCTCGGTGTCACCGCCGAAGGCGTCCACTTCGACACCGTCGTCGAGGGCCGCAAAAGCTATGAGGTCGGCCTCGCGGCCGGCGTAACCGACGCTTACGCCCACCTCGAGCACCTGGTCTTCTCCCGCACGCTGACCGAAAGCCCGGACCCCGGAATCGAACTCGTCGCCGACGACCCGGTAGCGGCGGTACGGGAGCTGAAACGCGATGGCGGCAAAGACATCTGGCTCGTCGGCGGCGGGGAACTGGCCGGCGCACTCTACGGCGAGATCGACCGCATGATCGTCAAACTCAGCCCGCTCACCATCGGCACCGGCATACCCCTCTTCGGACGGAACGCGGCCTTCGCGCCCAACGCCTGGAGGCTCATCGACCACACCGTCCTCGAGAGCGGCGCGGCCTTCCTCACCTACGACCGGGTCCTCGGCACGCCGCAGTCCTCCAGCACGTAG
- a CDS encoding TetR/AcrR family transcriptional regulator has product MSERLLDMTGRRLSSADRRAQLVGIARDVIAAEGTDALTLAYLAGRAGISKPVVYDHFSSRSALLLSLYEDFDHRHIADLRAAIARTPLDLRQRVEAIATAHIACVVAQGAELGGVVAALVGTPDLESARRESERRYVEICRQGIRSADGAADLDEEAAIAFIGAADALGHAAARGTISPDSARSTLTTVLLSLVTCSDRRTRQVRRRPAG; this is encoded by the coding sequence ATGAGTGAGAGACTGCTGGACATGACCGGGCGAAGACTCTCCAGCGCCGACCGGCGAGCCCAGCTCGTCGGCATTGCCCGCGACGTCATCGCCGCCGAAGGTACCGACGCGCTGACGCTCGCATACCTGGCCGGCAGGGCAGGGATCTCCAAGCCCGTCGTCTACGATCACTTCTCCTCGCGCTCGGCGCTGCTGCTGTCGCTGTATGAGGACTTCGACCATCGGCACATCGCTGATCTGCGTGCGGCGATAGCGCGCACCCCGCTGGATCTGCGGCAGCGGGTCGAAGCGATTGCGACGGCTCATATTGCGTGCGTGGTCGCCCAAGGCGCCGAACTCGGTGGAGTGGTGGCCGCACTGGTCGGCACACCGGACCTCGAGAGTGCCAGGCGGGAATCCGAACGCCGCTACGTAGAGATCTGCCGGCAAGGCATACGAAGCGCCGACGGCGCCGCGGACCTCGACGAGGAAGCAGCGATCGCATTCATAGGCGCGGCGGATGCACTCGGCCATGCGGCCGCTCGCGGAACGATCAGTCCTGACAGCGCCCGATCGACCCTCACCACCGTGCTGCTCAGCCTGGTCACCTGCTCCGACCGAAGGACTCGACAGGTGCGCCGCCGTCCTGCCGGGTGA
- a CDS encoding LytTR family DNA-binding domain-containing protein — MWAIEEAGARLRVLAVDDEKPALDELVHLLRAQPEIGEVHGADDATTALRLLRAHPVDAVFLDINMPGLDGMELAGILSEFANPPAVVFVTAHDDRAVSAFDLGAVDYLLKPLREERLAAAVRRIVDSQAAIRPHRDPNEVIPVELGGVTTFVHRSTVTWVEADGDYARLHTGTGSHLVRIPLSALEARWRDAGFLRVHRSYLVALWSVTGLRTVGTGTVVCLRADGSGDAVELPVSRRQVRELKQRLVHAPPQARTER; from the coding sequence ATGTGGGCCATCGAAGAGGCCGGCGCGAGGCTGCGCGTGCTGGCCGTAGACGACGAGAAGCCGGCGCTGGACGAGCTGGTGCATCTGTTGCGTGCGCAGCCGGAGATCGGCGAGGTGCACGGGGCGGACGACGCGACCACGGCGCTGCGGTTGTTGCGCGCGCATCCGGTGGACGCGGTGTTTCTGGATATCAATATGCCCGGTCTCGACGGGATGGAGCTGGCGGGGATCCTCTCGGAGTTCGCGAATCCGCCCGCGGTGGTCTTCGTGACCGCACACGACGACCGCGCCGTATCGGCCTTCGACCTCGGTGCGGTCGACTACCTGTTGAAGCCGCTGCGGGAGGAGCGGTTGGCCGCGGCGGTACGGCGGATCGTGGACTCGCAGGCGGCGATCCGGCCGCACCGGGACCCCAACGAGGTCATCCCGGTCGAACTGGGTGGTGTGACCACGTTCGTCCACCGGTCGACCGTGACGTGGGTCGAGGCCGACGGTGACTATGCGCGCCTGCACACCGGCACCGGATCTCACCTGGTACGGATTCCGTTGTCGGCGTTGGAAGCCCGCTGGCGTGACGCGGGGTTCCTGCGGGTGCACCGTTCATACCTGGTGGCGCTGTGGTCGGTGACCGGGCTGCGGACGGTCGGCACGGGCACGGTGGTGTGCCTGCGCGCCGACGGCTCCGGCGACGCGGTGGAACTGCCGGTCAGCAGGCGTCAGGTACGCGAGCTCAAGCAGCGACTCGTGCACGCACCGCCGCAGGCACGGACCGAGCGGTGA